One Brassica napus cultivar Da-Ae chromosome C2, Da-Ae, whole genome shotgun sequence DNA window includes the following coding sequences:
- the LOC125582339 gene encoding uncharacterized protein LOC125582339: protein MDYAILNLSGDNYLEWAMNTSVTLKSRGLVRSIIQGDYATRSEKLRAITIMRHHLTEELRNQYLHIENLRDLWTELKSRYTMVLLPKVKHEWMSLRFQDFETVAEFHFALSRVVYQLRLCGEEVTDNDCLFKTYSTFHPEDLLSKHIYIERGSTTYNDLISCLTVIENNKVLKRSSEMRYPDTNETDIDQDESKRVVSNITQGVAGISID, encoded by the coding sequence ATGGATTATGCcattctaaatctctctggagataattatctagaatgggCAATGAACACTTCAGTTACCCTGAAATCAAGAGGACTCGTAAGGAGTATCATTCAGGGTGATTATGCAACTAGAAGTGAAAAGTTAAGAGCCATTACAATAatgcgccatcatctcactgaggaactgaGAAATCAGTATCTACATATTGAGAATCTtcgtgacctttggacagaATTAAAGTCTAGATACACTATGGTATTATTACCAAAGGTCAAACATGAATGGATGAGTCTCAGATTCCAAGACTTTGAAACAGTGGCCGAGTTTCATTTTGCCTTGTCCAGGGTCGTGTACCAACTGAGATTATGTGGAGAAGAGGTAACAGATAATGATTGTCTATTCAAGacatactccacattccatccagaaGATTTGTTGTCAAAACATATCTACATAGAAAGAGGTTCTACCACTTACAATGACCTGATCTCTTGCCTAACGGTGATTGAGAATAACAAGGTACTAAAGAGGAGCAGTGAGATGAGATACCCTGATACAAATGAGACCGATATagatcaggatgaatccaaGAGAGTCGTGTCCAATATAACTCAAGGAGTGGCCGGCATATCTATTGACTAA
- the LOC106381607 gene encoding protein S-acyltransferase 18, which translates to MTRRRHGWQRPFHTLQIVGAVIFSVLVASFYVFLGFFLGNRIAIITLLSLFSFVAGSVIALFVRCTAIDPTDKTSAKKRRRAKSKGVLMKLRVKVVLSQVVVRFFRRLERKILRNFIRRTYLDPWKSSVQLEPLLPFPLVMKDDAVTPDPKEDEDDISYCSLCDLEVKRSSKHCRTCNRCVEGFDHHCSWLNNCVGKRNYTTFILLMVFVLLMLMIEGGSAVAVFVRCFVDKKGVETELKRRLHVEFPRWVLATISVMLVLLTAYGSAAMGQLFLFHVVLIRKGIRTYDYILAMREENQFTQVDPFDELDSSSDESSDFDSPERPRQTLISKFMCSKTNENHQKRLSIKVEGDGRSPSSTLTNKKPGFHVTINPWKLITLSSEKALQAAEKARERLRKTKPVSESGEDSLKPLPLETKFGLLLDPDNNNSVLEPSIPGAVKLHVSPGKFSSPRRRFSGSSSTTVPSPKQKYRSNFDLKLTEVSKELESYISRQVLCSVIKQDGSEASPR; encoded by the exons ATGACGAGACGGCGCCATGGCTGGCAAAGACCTTTTCACACATTACAG ATCGTAGGAGCTGTTATCTTTAGTGTTCTGGTCGCATCTTTCTATGTCTTCCTCGGCTTCTTTCTCGGGAATCGAATAGCTATCATCACGCTTCTCTCGCTCTTCTCTTTTGTG GCGGGTTCGGTTATAGCTCTGTTCGTTAGATGCACGGCGATTGATCCTACGGATAAGACTAGTGCTAAGAAGAGGAGAAGGGCGAAATCGAAAGGAGTGCTGATGAAGCTGAGAGTGAAGGTTGTTTTGAGCCAAGTCGTTGTGAGGTTTTTCAGGAGGCTAGAGAGGAAGATCTTGAGGAACTTTATAAGACGGACGTATTTGGATCCGTGGAAAAGCAGCGTGCAGCTTGAACCGCTTCTTCCGTTTCCACTTGTCATGAAAGATGACGCTGTTACACCAGACCCTAAAGAGGACGAAGATGATATCTCTTATTGCTCACTTTGTGATTTAGAG GTTAAACGCAGCAGTAAGCATTGCAGGACATGTAACCGGTGTGTTGAAGGGTTTGATCACCATTGCAGT TGGCTTAACAACTGCGTTGGGAAAAGGAATTACACCACTTTCATACTCCTGATGGTTTTCGTCTTGCTcatg TTAATGATTGAAGGGGGATCAGCTGTTGCCGTATTTGTCAGATGTTTTGTGGACAAAAAAGGGGTCGAAACCGAATTGAAGAGAAGGCTACATGTAGAGTTCCCTAGATGGGTTCTTGCTACAATATCT gtTATGTTGGTTTTGTTAACGGCTTACGGCTCGGCAGCTATGGGACAGCTTTTCCTCTTCCATGTGGTTCTAATAAGAAAG GGGATAAGAACATATGACTATATATTAGCAATGAGGGAGGAGAATCAGTTTACACAAGTGGACCCTTTTGATGAATTGGATTCATCTTCTGATGAAAGCTCAGATTTTGATTCACCTGAAAGACCAAGACAAACATTAATCTCCAAGTTCATGTGCAGTAAAACTAATGAG AATCATCAGAAGAGACTATCCATAAAAGTAGAAGGAGATGGGCGTTCACCTTCTTCCACGCTGACCAACAAGAAACCGGGCTTTCATGTAACCATAAACCCATGGAAACTGATCACTCTAAGCAGTGAAAAGGCGCTACAAGCAGCTGAGAAAGCAAGGGAGAGACTGAGGAAGACTAAACCGGTTTCCGAGTCCGGAGAAGATTCACTTAAGCCACTTCCATTAGAGACGAAGTTTGGACTTTTGTTAGATCCAGACAATAACAACAGTGTGTTAGAACCATCAATACCTGGAGCGGTTAAACTTCATGTCTCACCAGGGAAGTTTTCTAGCCCACGAAGAAGGTTCTCAGGCTCTTCTTCTACCACTGTGCCATCTCCCAAACAAAAATACAGGAGTAACTTTGACTTGAAGCTAACTGAAGTATCTAAAGAGCTTGAAAGTTACATCTCAAGGCAAGTTCTGTGTTCTGTGATAAAGCAAGATGGAAGTGAAGCATCACcaagatga